A window from Sulfitobacter sp. OXR-159 encodes these proteins:
- a CDS encoding ANTAR domain-containing response regulator, with protein sequence MTKTLSIVVVEEDQERAIAIVDALKEACVCDVFVVGNSSGLARKIAAHVPDIVLIDAGNPTRDVMEELTLASGPLERPVAMFVSGAAGGLAQAAIEAGLSAYVVDGLAPGRLKPVMDTAIARFAMVRQMRSELAETRRALEERKVIDRAKGLLMKAKGLDEEAAYALLRKAAMDQGRRVADVAEALVTASGLLG encoded by the coding sequence ATGACCAAGACCCTAAGCATCGTTGTTGTCGAAGAAGATCAAGAGCGCGCGATTGCGATCGTGGACGCGCTGAAAGAGGCCTGCGTTTGTGACGTTTTCGTTGTCGGCAATTCCAGTGGCCTCGCCCGCAAGATCGCCGCCCATGTGCCCGATATTGTGCTGATCGACGCAGGCAACCCGACACGCGACGTGATGGAGGAACTGACGCTGGCCTCTGGCCCGTTGGAGCGTCCTGTGGCGATGTTCGTATCGGGTGCGGCTGGCGGGCTGGCACAGGCGGCGATTGAGGCGGGGCTTTCGGCCTATGTTGTCGATGGGCTCGCGCCGGGCCGACTAAAGCCGGTGATGGACACTGCGATTGCGCGTTTTGCGATGGTACGCCAGATGCGCAGTGAATTGGCCGAGACACGCCGCGCCTTGGAAGAACGCAAGGTGATAGACCGTGCAAAGGGGCTGTTGATGAAGGCCAAGGGTCTTGATGAGGAAGCCGCTTATGCCCTGCTGCGGAAGGCCGCGATGGACCAAGGGCGGCGGGTGGCTGACGTGGCCGAAGCACTGGTGACCGCGTCGGGGCTGCTCGGATGA
- a CDS encoding ABC transporter substrate-binding protein: MKTTTIPVAYVPLVDAAPLIVAHELGFAEAEGIALDLTAAPSWSSLRDMLAFGRVDAAHMLSPLPVAMAMGLGGVATALSAVSILSVNGTVIGVGKPLEDRLRALGYDFDFVDPFKAAEALAQVRHGPIVFGVPFPFSMHVELLRYWSRASALGPDGIVIRTVPPALMASALAAGEVDAFCVGEPWGSVAVERGVGALLLPGKAIWSFAPEKVLAVRTNWAEAEPDLLARLLRATWKAGRWLADPNVHAAASDLLSRKAYLDVPSELINRALSGHLIVSPRGAHRQIDGFLEFHRGAATFPWRSQSRWIAQHLCQSYGSGNPTADTIANVFRSDLHRLHLSMLDPDLPGASEKVEGAIPRATPVASAGGRLTLLPNEFFDGQIFDPSAL; this comes from the coding sequence ATGAAGACGACGACTATCCCTGTTGCTTACGTCCCCTTGGTGGATGCCGCGCCCTTGATCGTGGCGCATGAGTTGGGCTTTGCCGAAGCTGAGGGCATTGCGCTGGACCTGACCGCCGCGCCGTCGTGGTCGTCACTCCGAGACATGTTGGCCTTTGGCCGTGTCGACGCTGCGCATATGCTGTCGCCGCTGCCGGTTGCAATGGCGATGGGGTTGGGCGGGGTCGCGACCGCACTGTCGGCGGTGTCGATCCTGTCGGTCAACGGCACTGTCATAGGGGTTGGCAAACCGCTCGAAGACCGGCTGCGCGCTTTGGGCTATGACTTCGACTTTGTTGATCCTTTCAAGGCGGCAGAAGCACTTGCACAGGTCCGCCACGGACCGATCGTATTTGGGGTGCCATTCCCGTTTTCGATGCATGTCGAACTGTTGCGCTACTGGAGCCGGGCATCAGCACTCGGACCGGACGGGATCGTAATCCGCACCGTGCCGCCTGCGCTTATGGCAAGCGCACTGGCAGCGGGGGAGGTGGACGCCTTTTGCGTAGGCGAGCCTTGGGGGTCGGTTGCGGTTGAACGTGGCGTCGGTGCATTGCTCCTGCCGGGCAAGGCGATCTGGAGTTTTGCACCTGAAAAGGTTTTGGCCGTGCGCACCAACTGGGCAGAGGCCGAGCCTGATCTGCTTGCCCGTCTGTTGCGCGCGACATGGAAGGCGGGCCGGTGGTTGGCCGACCCGAATGTTCATGCGGCCGCCAGCGATCTGTTGTCGCGCAAAGCCTATCTGGATGTGCCCTCTGAACTTATTAACCGAGCCTTGTCGGGGCATTTGATCGTCTCGCCCCGCGGGGCGCACCGCCAGATTGATGGATTTCTCGAGTTTCACCGTGGCGCTGCTACCTTTCCGTGGCGCAGCCAATCACGGTGGATCGCGCAACATTTGTGTCAGTCGTACGGCAGTGGCAATCCCACTGCGGATACGATTGCGAATGTGTTCCGCTCAGATCTACATCGTTTGCATCTTAGCATGCTGGACCCTGATTTGCCCGGCGCATCGGAAAAGGTCGAAGGGGCGATTCCACGCGCTACGCCGGTGGCTTCAGCTGGGGGGCGGCTGACGTTGTTGCCGAATGAGTTTTTCGACGGCCAAATTTTCGATCCTTCCGCGCTGTAG
- a CDS encoding CmpA/NrtA family ABC transporter substrate-binding protein, translating into MKHLILGLAASTVMTSAAFAELLDLEKDVLTFGFIKLTDMAPLAIAYEQGYFLDEGLFVTLEAQANWKVLLDGVIDGQLDGAHMLAGQPLAATIGYGTEAHIITPFSMDLNGNGITVSNEVWEKMLPNIPKMADGRPEHPISAEALVPVIEEFNANGEAFNMGMVFPVSTHNYELRYWLAAGGINPGYYSPDNISGQIGADVFLSVTPPPQMPATLEAGTIHGYCVGEPWNQQAVFKGIGVPVITDYQLWKNNPEKVFGITDAFAEENPNTTKAVVRALIRAAMWLDENNNANRPEAVEILSRPEYVGADYEVIANSMTGFFEFEKGDKRDIPDFNVFFRHNATYPYYSDAIWYLTQMRRWGQIAEPKSDAWFKDVAASVYRPEIYLEAARSLVDDGLAKEEDFPWEANGFKAPTPAADIIDGIPFDGRAPNAYLDSLPIGLKGDQTVVGDEVQG; encoded by the coding sequence ATGAAACACCTTATCCTTGGCCTTGCGGCCTCGACCGTGATGACCAGCGCCGCTTTCGCTGAACTGCTTGACCTTGAAAAGGACGTGCTGACCTTCGGTTTTATCAAGCTGACAGACATGGCCCCGCTCGCCATTGCCTATGAGCAGGGCTACTTCCTTGATGAGGGGCTTTTTGTCACCCTCGAAGCCCAGGCCAACTGGAAAGTGCTGTTGGATGGGGTGATCGACGGCCAGTTGGACGGCGCGCATATGCTGGCCGGGCAGCCCTTGGCGGCGACCATTGGCTACGGGACTGAGGCGCATATCATCACGCCCTTTTCGATGGACCTGAACGGCAACGGGATCACCGTCTCCAACGAGGTTTGGGAAAAGATGCTGCCCAACATTCCCAAGATGGCCGATGGACGGCCCGAGCATCCGATTTCAGCCGAGGCGCTGGTGCCGGTGATCGAAGAGTTCAATGCCAATGGCGAGGCCTTCAACATGGGGATGGTGTTCCCTGTCTCGACCCATAACTACGAGCTGCGCTATTGGCTCGCGGCAGGCGGGATCAACCCCGGATACTACAGCCCCGATAACATCTCGGGCCAGATCGGGGCGGATGTCTTTTTGTCGGTGACGCCGCCGCCGCAGATGCCTGCCACGTTGGAAGCCGGGACGATCCACGGTTATTGCGTGGGCGAACCTTGGAACCAGCAGGCGGTGTTCAAAGGCATCGGCGTGCCGGTCATCACCGACTATCAACTGTGGAAGAACAACCCCGAAAAGGTATTCGGCATCACCGATGCTTTCGCTGAGGAGAACCCCAACACCACCAAGGCGGTTGTCCGGGCGCTCATTCGCGCGGCCATGTGGCTGGATGAAAACAATAATGCCAACCGCCCCGAAGCCGTCGAGATACTCAGCCGCCCTGAATATGTCGGCGCCGATTACGAGGTGATTGCCAATTCAATGACCGGCTTTTTCGAGTTCGAGAAAGGCGACAAACGCGACATCCCCGATTTCAACGTCTTCTTCCGGCATAACGCGACCTACCCCTATTATTCGGACGCGATTTGGTACCTGACCCAGATGCGCCGCTGGGGTCAGATTGCTGAGCCAAAATCCGACGCATGGTTCAAGGACGTTGCCGCCAGCGTCTACCGCCCGGAGATCTATCTGGAGGCCGCCCGGTCGCTGGTCGACGACGGCTTGGCGAAGGAGGAAGACTTCCCCTGGGAGGCCAACGGCTTCAAAGCACCGACACCTGCGGCTGACATCATCGACGGCATTCCCTTCGATGGTCGCGCCCCCAACGCCTACCTCGACAGTCTGCCAATCGGGCTGAAAGGCGATCAAACCGTGGTCGGCGACGAAGTTCAGGGCTGA
- a CDS encoding ABC transporter permease — MSTADPNFTADPARTARRERRFTRINTADKWFQVIGLAWLTPILKAVAGDNPKAQVAEIWRLLGVPLLAIVGFLALWAALAPTVQTSLGAIPGPAQVWSEAVTLHEDAQAKAESRAKFEAQVAVLNERRVEQGMPSVERAYTGAPTYYQQIWTSIQTVFFGFLIASAVAIPLGIAAGLSPTANAALNPIIQIFKPVSPLAWLPIVTMVVSAVAASNDGLLSKSFLVSAITVTLCSLWPTLINTALGVASIDKDLVNVSKVLKMNTWTKITKLVLPSALPLIFTGLRLSLGVGWMVLIAAEMLAQNPGLGKFVWDEFQNGSSSSLARIMVAVLTIGIIGFLLDRVMYALQSLFTFTNNR, encoded by the coding sequence ATGAGCACCGCAGACCCGAATTTTACCGCTGATCCGGCACGCACGGCGCGCCGCGAAAGGCGCTTCACCCGGATCAACACCGCCGATAAGTGGTTTCAGGTTATTGGGCTGGCATGGCTGACCCCGATCCTGAAAGCCGTCGCTGGTGATAACCCTAAGGCGCAAGTTGCCGAGATCTGGCGTCTGTTGGGGGTGCCATTGCTTGCGATTGTCGGGTTCCTTGCGCTTTGGGCGGCATTGGCCCCGACAGTGCAAACCTCGCTCGGCGCGATCCCCGGCCCGGCACAGGTATGGTCTGAGGCGGTCACCCTGCATGAGGACGCGCAGGCCAAGGCCGAGAGCCGTGCCAAATTCGAAGCGCAGGTCGCGGTTTTGAATGAACGCCGCGTCGAACAGGGCATGCCCTCTGTTGAGCGCGCCTATACCGGTGCGCCGACGTATTACCAACAAATCTGGACCTCAATTCAAACCGTATTCTTCGGCTTTCTGATCGCGAGTGCGGTGGCAATCCCGCTTGGGATCGCGGCGGGCCTCTCACCCACGGCCAACGCCGCGTTGAACCCGATCATTCAGATTTTCAAACCGGTCTCCCCGCTGGCTTGGCTGCCGATCGTGACGATGGTGGTCTCCGCCGTTGCGGCCTCGAATGATGGTCTGCTGTCCAAATCCTTCTTGGTCTCGGCCATTACCGTGACGCTTTGCTCGCTTTGGCCGACGCTGATCAACACTGCACTGGGCGTGGCGAGCATCGACAAGGATCTGGTGAATGTCTCGAAGGTGCTGAAGATGAACACCTGGACCAAGATCACCAAACTGGTCCTGCCCTCCGCCCTGCCGCTGATCTTTACCGGGCTGCGGCTGTCGCTCGGGGTGGGCTGGATGGTCCTGATCGCTGCGGAAATGCTGGCGCAGAATCCGGGACTTGGCAAATTCGTCTGGGACGAGTTTCAGAACGGGTCTTCCAGTTCGCTCGCCCGGATCATGGTCGCTGTGCTGACCATCGGCATCATCGGTTTCCTGCTGGACCGGGTGATGTACGCCCTGCAGTCGCTCTTTACCTTCACGAACAACCGCTGA
- a CDS encoding ABC transporter ATP-binding protein — translation MSILKLDHVSQSFGSGTHATHVLKDINLDVREGEFLVLLGFSGSGKTTLINLMAGLEQPSKGKVSFKGQPVTGPGPERAMIFQSYSLMPWLTVSGNVGLAVDTVFPGLSKAERAEKVAHYVKMVGLGHAATRRPAELSGGMRQRVNVARALAMNPEVLLLDEPLSALDALTRANLADEIEHIWEADKKTCVLITNDVDEAIILADRIIALNPDGTLGKEFPVKIPRPRDRGRMNTNETFRSLRADVTKYLMDVGIEAKVEGTRLLPNVTPIHGLPAALAEAEKSTVRSRYLDFSQLHKVYPTPKGPLTVVENFDLKIEKGEFISLIGHSGCGKSTVLTMAAGLNDISKGSIVLDGTHVEGADPERAVVFQSPNLFPWLSAKENVAIGVDKVYPRASQAERQDVVEYYLERVGLGDAMDKRASDMSNGMQQRVGIARAFALSPKLLLLDEPFGMLDSLTRWELQEVLMEVWSRTKVTAICVTHDVDEAILLADRVVMMTNGPQATIGKITQVDLPRPRTRKMLLQHPDYYGYRQEVLDFLEEYEHGAKPKPKTPETMAAE, via the coding sequence ATGAGCATTCTGAAACTCGATCATGTCAGCCAGAGCTTTGGCTCGGGCACCCATGCGACCCATGTGCTGAAGGACATCAACCTGGATGTGCGTGAGGGGGAGTTCCTCGTGCTGCTCGGCTTTTCCGGCAGCGGCAAGACGACCCTCATTAACCTGATGGCGGGGCTTGAGCAGCCGTCCAAGGGAAAGGTCAGCTTCAAGGGCCAGCCCGTCACCGGGCCGGGGCCGGAACGCGCGATGATCTTTCAAAGCTATTCGCTGATGCCTTGGCTGACGGTCAGCGGCAATGTCGGCCTCGCGGTGGATACGGTCTTTCCCGGTCTGTCCAAGGCAGAGCGCGCCGAGAAGGTCGCGCATTACGTCAAGATGGTGGGCCTTGGCCATGCCGCCACACGCCGCCCGGCGGAGCTTTCGGGCGGGATGCGGCAGCGGGTCAATGTGGCCCGCGCGCTGGCGATGAACCCTGAAGTGCTTTTGCTGGATGAGCCATTGTCGGCGCTCGACGCGCTGACCCGCGCCAATCTCGCTGATGAGATTGAGCACATTTGGGAGGCCGACAAGAAGACCTGTGTGCTGATCACCAACGATGTGGACGAGGCGATCATCCTTGCTGACCGGATCATCGCCCTGAACCCGGATGGCACGTTGGGCAAGGAGTTCCCCGTCAAGATCCCGCGCCCTCGGGATCGGGGACGCATGAACACCAATGAAACCTTCAGAAGCTTGCGCGCGGATGTGACCAAATACCTGATGGATGTTGGGATTGAGGCCAAGGTCGAGGGTACCCGACTTTTGCCGAACGTGACCCCGATCCACGGCCTCCCCGCCGCTCTGGCCGAAGCAGAGAAGAGCACAGTGCGCAGCCGTTATCTGGATTTCAGCCAGCTTCACAAAGTTTACCCCACGCCCAAAGGCCCGCTGACGGTGGTCGAGAATTTCGATCTCAAGATCGAGAAGGGAGAGTTCATTTCGTTGATCGGCCATTCAGGCTGCGGCAAGTCGACAGTTTTGACCATGGCTGCGGGGCTGAACGACATATCGAAGGGCTCCATCGTGTTGGACGGCACCCATGTGGAGGGCGCCGACCCTGAGCGCGCCGTGGTGTTTCAATCGCCCAACCTGTTCCCCTGGCTCAGCGCCAAAGAGAATGTGGCGATCGGTGTCGACAAGGTCTACCCCCGCGCCTCGCAGGCCGAGCGTCAGGATGTGGTGGAGTATTATCTGGAGCGGGTCGGGCTGGGCGATGCGATGGACAAGCGAGCGAGCGATATGTCCAACGGTATGCAGCAGCGTGTCGGTATCGCGCGCGCCTTTGCGCTCAGCCCCAAGTTGCTGTTGCTTGATGAGCCGTTTGGCATGCTCGACAGCCTGACGCGTTGGGAGCTGCAAGAGGTGCTGATGGAGGTCTGGTCGCGCACCAAGGTCACGGCGATTTGCGTCACCCATGATGTGGACGAGGCGATCTTGCTGGCTGACCGTGTGGTCATGATGACCAACGGGCCGCAGGCCACCATTGGTAAGATCACACAGGTCGATCTGCCCCGGCCCAGAACGCGCAAGATGCTTCTGCAGCATCCTGACTACTACGGCTACAGGCAAGAGGTGCTCGATTTCCTTGAGGAATATGAGCACGGCGCAAAGCCCAAGCCCAAAACCCCTGAAACAATGGCGGCGGAGTGA
- the nirB gene encoding nitrite reductase large subunit NirB: MKQRLVIIGAGMASGRVIEHLVETDPDAFDITLFNAEARGNYNRIMLSPVLSGEKTYEEIVTHDSDWYAAQGVTCRFGEPVSGIDPTMKVVSGQNGHLPYDKLIIATGSAPFIIPVPGKDLPGVVTYRDLDDTNAMISAAGKGGKAVVIGGGLLGLEAAAGLAERGMEVTVVHLMGHLMERQLDEAAGYLLRKDLEGRGISIRTQASTKAIIGAERAEAVVLEDGETLPADLVVMAVGIRPETRLATDAGLTVARGIEVNAQMQTSDPDIFAVGECVEFDGQLFGLVAPLYDQAKVLARSLLEGVDAFIAKDTATKLKVTGCDLFSAGDFAEGEGREDIVLRDPARGIYKRLVIEGDRLIGAVMYGDTADGNWFFQLIKDGTDIDEMRETLIFGPAFQGGDTSDPLSAVAALPRDAEICGCNGICKGTITDAIAGGATDLAAIKAATKASASCGTCTGLVEQVLQVTLGDDFVMPTAQPICPCCDLTHEDIRLLIQSQELKSKEAVWQELGWKTRNGCHICRPAVNFYLLADWPLEYQDDPQSRFVNERKHANIQKDGTFSVVPRMWGGITNPAELRAIADAADKYDVPTVKVTGGQRIDLLGVKGEDLPYIWADLNKAGLVSGHAYSKGLRTVKTCVGTDHCRFGTQDSTGLGIKLEQALWGSWTPHKVKLGVSGCPRNCAEATCKDVGIICVDSGYQVSVAGAAGMDVKETERLCDVGTEQEAIDVTIAFVQLYREHAKYLDRPYKWVAKVGLGWVQARIADPEERARLIAAFELSQSIYRKDPWAEHAKTAERYQPLANLTLEAAE; this comes from the coding sequence ATGAAACAAAGACTGGTCATCATCGGCGCTGGAATGGCATCGGGCCGCGTCATCGAACATCTGGTTGAGACCGATCCAGATGCCTTTGACATCACCCTGTTCAACGCGGAGGCGCGTGGGAATTACAATCGCATCATGCTGAGCCCGGTGCTGTCGGGCGAAAAGACCTATGAGGAAATTGTCACCCATGACAGCGATTGGTATGCCGCACAGGGAGTGACCTGTCGCTTTGGCGAGCCTGTGTCGGGCATAGATCCGACGATGAAGGTGGTTTCCGGTCAGAACGGCCATCTCCCATATGACAAGCTGATCATCGCCACCGGCTCTGCGCCCTTCATCATTCCGGTTCCCGGTAAAGACCTGCCGGGCGTCGTCACCTATCGTGATTTGGACGATACCAATGCGATGATAAGCGCAGCCGGGAAGGGCGGCAAAGCCGTGGTCATCGGCGGTGGGCTTTTAGGGTTGGAGGCCGCAGCCGGTCTTGCCGAACGTGGCATGGAGGTCACGGTGGTGCATCTGATGGGCCACCTCATGGAACGGCAATTAGATGAGGCGGCAGGTTATCTGTTGCGCAAGGACCTAGAGGGGCGCGGCATCAGCATCCGCACGCAGGCCTCAACCAAGGCGATCATCGGGGCGGAACGGGCCGAGGCCGTCGTGCTGGAAGACGGCGAAACCCTGCCAGCCGATCTGGTGGTCATGGCCGTTGGCATCCGGCCCGAAACCCGGCTCGCGACCGACGCGGGGCTGACGGTTGCGCGGGGCATCGAGGTGAATGCGCAGATGCAGACGTCGGACCCGGATATCTTTGCCGTGGGCGAATGCGTGGAGTTTGACGGGCAGCTTTTCGGGCTCGTGGCGCCGCTTTATGATCAGGCCAAGGTTCTGGCGCGGAGCCTGCTGGAGGGGGTCGACGCTTTCATCGCGAAGGATACTGCCACCAAGCTGAAAGTAACCGGCTGCGATCTGTTCAGCGCGGGTGACTTTGCTGAAGGGGAAGGGCGCGAAGACATCGTACTGCGTGACCCTGCACGGGGCATCTACAAGCGGCTGGTGATTGAAGGAGACCGATTGATTGGCGCGGTGATGTACGGCGACACGGCAGATGGCAATTGGTTCTTCCAGTTGATCAAAGACGGCACCGATATCGACGAAATGCGTGAGACGCTCATCTTCGGTCCGGCATTTCAGGGGGGCGATACCTCGGACCCGCTCTCAGCCGTTGCAGCATTGCCGCGTGACGCGGAAATTTGCGGCTGCAACGGCATTTGCAAAGGCACCATCACCGATGCCATCGCAGGCGGTGCGACGGATTTGGCCGCGATCAAGGCTGCGACCAAGGCCAGTGCGTCCTGCGGGACCTGCACAGGGCTGGTCGAACAGGTTTTGCAGGTCACACTGGGCGATGACTTCGTCATGCCGACTGCCCAGCCCATCTGCCCCTGCTGTGACCTGACCCATGAGGACATCCGCCTGCTGATCCAGTCGCAGGAGTTGAAGTCCAAAGAGGCCGTTTGGCAGGAGTTGGGCTGGAAAACCCGCAACGGCTGTCACATTTGCCGCCCTGCAGTGAACTTCTATCTGCTGGCCGATTGGCCGCTAGAGTATCAAGACGATCCGCAGAGCCGTTTTGTGAACGAACGCAAACACGCGAATATTCAAAAAGACGGCACTTTCAGCGTCGTGCCGCGCATGTGGGGCGGGATCACCAACCCGGCCGAATTGCGCGCCATTGCCGACGCCGCCGACAAATACGATGTGCCGACGGTCAAGGTCACAGGCGGTCAGCGCATTGATCTGTTGGGCGTGAAGGGCGAAGACCTGCCCTATATCTGGGCCGATCTGAACAAGGCGGGGCTCGTTTCGGGCCATGCTTATTCAAAAGGGCTGCGCACGGTGAAAACCTGTGTCGGCACCGACCACTGCCGTTTTGGCACGCAGGACAGCACCGGCCTCGGCATCAAGCTGGAACAGGCGCTCTGGGGGTCATGGACGCCGCACAAAGTCAAGCTGGGTGTCTCTGGCTGCCCGCGCAACTGTGCCGAAGCTACCTGCAAGGACGTTGGGATCATCTGCGTCGACAGCGGCTATCAGGTGAGCGTCGCCGGCGCAGCGGGGATGGATGTCAAAGAGACCGAGCGCCTTTGTGATGTCGGCACCGAGCAAGAGGCGATTGATGTGACGATTGCCTTTGTCCAACTCTACCGTGAGCACGCCAAATACC